Proteins encoded by one window of Nitrincola iocasae:
- a CDS encoding MarR family winged helix-turn-helix transcriptional regulator, translating into MQDSVDHILRQWRDARPDLDCSAMGVVGRLGRVSSIWRKQIDTAFDQHELSGIEFDILATLRRSQVPLTPTELYQTLMLSSGAMSTRIEKLVQRGFIERIASEDDRRSCKVMLTEPGQQKLDAALQDHLDNMEVMLEALNKDERLQLANLLKKVLLHSR; encoded by the coding sequence ATGCAGGATTCAGTTGATCATATTTTGCGACAGTGGCGTGATGCCAGACCTGATCTGGATTGTTCAGCGATGGGCGTTGTCGGCAGGTTAGGGCGAGTGAGCTCAATCTGGCGCAAACAAATCGATACAGCTTTTGATCAGCATGAATTGAGTGGTATTGAATTTGATATTTTGGCCACCTTACGCCGCAGCCAAGTGCCTTTGACGCCCACGGAGTTGTATCAAACCTTGATGCTGTCTTCCGGTGCGATGAGTACCCGAATTGAAAAACTGGTTCAACGTGGATTTATTGAGCGTATAGCCAGTGAAGATGATCGACGTAGCTGTAAAGTCATGCTTACGGAACCCGGTCAACAAAAACTGGACGCGGCTCTGCAGGATCATCTTGATAATATGGAGGTGATGCTTGAAGCCCTGAATAAGGATGAAAGGCTGCAATTAGCCAATCTGCTGAAAAAAGTATTGCTTCACAGTCGTTAA
- a CDS encoding EamA family transporter: MKPIQSLTTLVLTALAPIVWGSTYIVTTELLPANSPLIASMLRSLPAGLILVLLSQHLPNGKWWGKLAALGFLNIGFFFYCLFYAATYLPGGMAALIMSTQPVLVMVLSYVLLKSDFNYKHVIACLLGITGIALLVLNHQADLDAKGIFVGLCGAVSMASGVVLTKHWGRPPAMTLLNFTGWQLLLGGLMLLPVSLWMEGFPQDLNLKNYLGYGYLAILGAIISYSLWFRGIEKLPTITVSFLGLLSSVSAVMLGYFILDQSLTWLQLAGALSILISILLASSYTGRLTSPPVLKANKE; the protein is encoded by the coding sequence ATGAAACCCATACAGTCACTCACAACCCTAGTGCTTACTGCCCTTGCCCCCATCGTTTGGGGCAGCACCTACATAGTGACCACTGAGCTGCTCCCAGCGAACAGCCCTTTGATTGCATCCATGCTCAGATCACTGCCTGCAGGTCTCATCCTGGTATTACTTTCTCAACACCTGCCCAACGGCAAATGGTGGGGAAAGCTAGCCGCATTGGGGTTTCTTAATATTGGTTTCTTTTTCTACTGTCTGTTCTATGCGGCTACTTACCTGCCAGGCGGCATGGCCGCATTAATCATGTCGACGCAGCCAGTACTGGTGATGGTATTGAGCTATGTTCTGCTGAAAAGTGATTTTAATTACAAACATGTAATCGCATGCCTATTAGGGATAACGGGTATTGCCTTACTGGTTCTCAATCATCAGGCAGATTTAGATGCCAAAGGCATTTTTGTTGGCTTATGTGGTGCCGTAAGCATGGCGTCGGGTGTTGTTCTGACCAAGCACTGGGGACGGCCACCAGCAATGACATTACTAAATTTCACCGGGTGGCAACTGCTATTGGGCGGATTAATGCTGCTTCCCGTCTCGCTGTGGATGGAAGGCTTCCCACAAGATCTGAACCTGAAGAACTACCTGGGCTACGGCTATTTGGCCATATTGGGAGCCATTATCTCCTACTCACTTTGGTTCCGTGGTATTGAGAAATTGCCAACCATCACGGTGTCATTTCTCGGACTTTTGAGCAGCGTGTCAGCCGTCATGTTGGGTTACTTCATTCTGGATCAGTCACTTACCTGGCTACAACTGGCTGGCGCCCTATCCATCTTGATTTCTATTCTGTTGGCGTCCTCTTACACAGGCCGCTTAACGTCTCCCCCTGTTTTGAAAGCAAATAAGGAATGA
- a CDS encoding NADPH-dependent FMN reductase encodes MKLIVISGSQRAQSKSLLVAQYLHHLAETHFDQVQVYDLHELNLPLWNEGVWSGMAWRPQH; translated from the coding sequence ATGAAGCTTATCGTTATTTCTGGCAGCCAACGTGCCCAGTCGAAAAGTCTGTTGGTGGCACAATATCTACACCACCTAGCCGAAACCCATTTTGATCAGGTTCAAGTCTACGATCTGCATGAACTCAACTTGCCACTCTGGAATGAAGGTGTGTGGAGTGGCATGGCATGGCGACCCCAGCATTAA
- a CDS encoding NAD(P)H-dependent oxidoreductase — protein MATPALKNFLMLTTDAELAHKPALAVSVSASINGIYPISELRLTGSKNNHVCFLPDHLVFREVDKLFDANQPCLEEAMQSRSEYTIQLLAAYARALKPVHQDMLNAGKAFRYGM, from the coding sequence ATGGCGACCCCAGCATTAAAAAACTTTCTTATGCTGACTACAGATGCGGAACTGGCGCATAAACCGGCCTTGGCGGTGAGTGTGTCAGCGAGTATCAACGGCATCTACCCCATCAGCGAGCTGCGTCTAACCGGCAGCAAAAACAACCATGTATGCTTTCTGCCAGATCACCTGGTTTTCCGCGAGGTCGATAAATTATTTGATGCCAATCAGCCGTGCCTTGAGGAAGCCATGCAATCAAGGAGTGAATACACAATTCAATTACTGGCCGCCTATGCGCGTGCACTTAAGCCGGTGCATCAGGATATGCTGAATGCTGGCAAAGCGTTTCGCTATGGAATGTAA
- a CDS encoding ribosome small subunit-dependent GTPase A, giving the protein MRELQLTECDDGIRRTFSDIDALATECRFSDCQHKAEPGCAVRQAIDEGSLDARRLTNFQKLNAEQARNTASLQERRAGERQFSKMVKSVVSTKARRK; this is encoded by the coding sequence ATGCGCGAACTGCAGCTGACCGAGTGTGACGATGGTATTCGTCGTACCTTTTCTGATATTGACGCGCTGGCTACAGAGTGCCGCTTTAGTGATTGCCAGCACAAAGCGGAACCGGGTTGTGCGGTGCGGCAGGCAATTGATGAAGGTTCACTTGATGCACGACGGTTAACTAACTTTCAGAAACTTAATGCTGAACAGGCTAGAAACACGGCCTCGCTGCAGGAGCGACGTGCGGGGGAAAGACAGTTTAGCAAGATGGTGAAGTCAGTGGTGTCTACCAAGGCGAGGAGGAAATAG
- a CDS encoding IS3 family transposase (programmed frameshift) → MTRRPNRNFSPEFRLEAAQLVVDQNYSIRDAAEAMNVGHSTMDKWVRQLRKERGGESPKATPMTPDQLRIRELEKRIREVEMEKDILKKGYRSLDVGLSEQFSIIEKLKTSYPVTKLCEVFGVHRSSFRYWKQRSKKPVCAKKTVEQAVVRELFRASEGSAGARSIAEMATNQNVPLSRYRAGRLMEKLGLISCQVPGHTYKKTGDEHVQIPNHLDRQFNVDAPNCIWCGDVTYIWTGNRWAYLAVVIDLFARKPVGWAMSLSPDSELTSNALKMAYESRGRPKGVMFHSDQGSHYTSRKFRQTLWKCQIKQSLSRRGNCWDNAPMERFFRSLKVEWVPTYGYHSLVQAQHHVVKYLIGYYSQLRPHRHNNGMSPNQAEEQYWINYKPVASFT, encoded by the exons ATGACCAGAAGACCAAACCGAAATTTCAGCCCTGAATTCAGACTCGAAGCAGCACAGCTGGTAGTCGACCAAAATTACTCTATTCGAGATGCGGCTGAAGCCATGAATGTCGGACATTCGACCATGGATAAATGGGTTCGCCAGCTACGAAAAGAGCGTGGTGGTGAAAGTCCAAAAGCAACACCAATGACACCAGATCAACTTAGAATACGCGAGCTTGAGAAACGTATCCGCGAAGTTGAAATGGAAAAAGATATATTAAAAAAGG GCTACCGCTCTCTTGATGTCGGACTCTCTGAACAATTCTCGATAATCGAGAAACTCAAGACGAGCTACCCGGTAACGAAGCTGTGTGAGGTGTTTGGCGTGCACCGCAGCAGCTTCAGGTACTGGAAACAACGTTCAAAAAAGCCTGTATGTGCGAAAAAGACCGTAGAACAGGCAGTCGTTAGGGAGCTCTTTCGCGCGAGCGAGGGCTCTGCGGGTGCACGAAGCATTGCGGAAATGGCTACCAATCAGAACGTGCCATTGAGCCGCTATCGAGCCGGACGCTTGATGGAAAAGCTTGGACTTATCAGTTGCCAGGTACCTGGTCACACATATAAGAAAACAGGTGATGAACATGTTCAGATACCGAATCATTTAGACCGCCAGTTTAACGTTGATGCGCCAAACTGCATCTGGTGTGGCGATGTCACGTACATCTGGACTGGCAATCGCTGGGCTTATTTAGCGGTTGTCATTGATTTATTTGCACGTAAGCCAGTGGGCTGGGCGATGTCGCTATCGCCAGACAGTGAGCTTACCAGCAATGCACTAAAAATGGCGTATGAGAGCCGTGGTCGACCGAAAGGCGTGATGTTCCATAGTGACCAGGGTAGCCATTATACGAGTCGTAAATTCCGTCAGACGCTCTGGAAGTGTCAAATAAAGCAGAGCCTTAGCCGACGTGGTAACTGCTGGGATAATGCACCAATGGAGCGTTTTTTTAGAAGCTTGAAGGTTGAATGGGTGCCTACCTACGGCTACCACTCACTCGTTCAGGCGCAGCATCACGTAGTGAAGTATTTAATCGGGTATTATAGTCAGCTTCGACCACACCGGCATAACAATGGAATGAGTCCGAATCAGGCAGAGGAACAGTACTGGATTAACTATAAACCGGTGGCCAGTTTTACTTGA
- a CDS encoding DUF6953 family protein has product MTPDAVSAWMLSALEKDGCIYQDDVVDYLVKGDHENLLRENSDGNLVLNRNVLTAFRKLTETNVVWVKPDRYWRFRVAEDEPGRDARG; this is encoded by the coding sequence ATGACTCCAGATGCCGTCTCTGCATGGATGCTTTCGGCTCTTGAAAAAGATGGCTGTATTTATCAAGACGATGTGGTTGATTATCTAGTTAAGGGAGATCATGAGAATCTCCTAAGAGAAAACAGTGATGGGAATCTGGTGTTAAATCGTAACGTCCTTACTGCTTTTAGGAAACTCACTGAAACAAACGTTGTGTGGGTGAAGCCTGATCGTTATTGGAGGTTTAGAGTTGCAGAGGATGAGCCAGGCCGAGATGCAAGAGGTTAA
- a CDS encoding YodC family protein, whose amino-acid sequence MSNTTEFQIGEIVKLKSGGPDMTIKSKNNASGTSYICQWFAGKKLEQGIFATESLEYVKKDES is encoded by the coding sequence ATGAGTAATACAACAGAATTTCAGATAGGTGAAATTGTTAAACTTAAATCTGGCGGGCCAGACATGACTATCAAAAGTAAAAACAATGCTTCTGGTACTTCATACATATGTCAGTGGTTTGCGGGTAAAAAGCTTGAACAAGGTATATTCGCTACTGAATCATTAGAATATGTGAAAAAGGATGAATCGTAA
- a CDS encoding DUF2726 domain-containing protein codes for MTNLRLLNKYEEITFDKLKSSIESNAHVFAKVRLADVFPISGSGIAAEEYSYCLKAHFDFVVTDDNYMPLFSVEYDGKQHTTDAKQIRNDRLKESLCEKFNHPILCINSNYINRKYKGIDLLTYFIDVWFLEKAFYEAQKNGIVPYDEPFDLCSFFDDGKGNRWPYWISSNIQVEIQNLYKSKKISQPSPSNWVGVDKNDSYRCICWVEVDNENVIYVKTGMRRQLYTAVYIGDLISMLAIFDLDKKLNDYFLGNIQAVSFNEFRIIIDDFCSKLSPSCSTTCGSFSYPVF; via the coding sequence ATGACTAACCTCAGGCTGCTAAATAAATATGAAGAGATAACTTTTGATAAGCTGAAAAGCTCTATCGAAAGTAATGCGCATGTTTTCGCAAAGGTTAGGCTTGCTGATGTTTTTCCAATATCCGGCAGTGGAATTGCTGCGGAAGAGTATAGCTATTGTCTTAAAGCACATTTTGATTTTGTTGTCACGGATGATAATTACATGCCGCTTTTTAGTGTAGAGTATGACGGTAAACAACACACTACAGATGCTAAACAAATTAGGAATGATCGGTTAAAAGAATCTTTATGTGAAAAATTTAATCATCCCATTCTGTGTATAAATTCCAACTACATCAATAGAAAATACAAAGGAATTGACCTCTTAACATATTTTATTGATGTCTGGTTTTTGGAAAAAGCCTTCTACGAAGCACAGAAGAATGGAATCGTCCCGTATGATGAGCCTTTTGATCTATGCTCATTTTTTGATGATGGAAAAGGTAATAGATGGCCTTATTGGATTTCATCCAATATACAGGTAGAAATACAGAATCTATATAAATCCAAAAAGATAAGTCAGCCATCTCCGTCAAACTGGGTGGGAGTTGACAAAAATGATAGCTATCGTTGTATTTGCTGGGTTGAAGTTGATAATGAAAACGTTATCTATGTGAAAACTGGAATGCGTCGGCAACTATATACTGCTGTATATATTGGTGATTTAATCAGCATGCTTGCTATATTTGATTTAGACAAAAAATTAAATGATTACTTCTTGGGTAATATCCAGGCGGTATCCTTCAATGAGTTCAGAATTATTATTGACGACTTTTGCTCAAAATTAAGTCCAAGTTGTTCAACTACTTGTGGTAGCTTTAGCTACCCAGTTTTCTAA
- a CDS encoding TIGR02450 family Trp-rich protein yields the protein MNIINPEKLLRSKWTAVTPHNKEKHFMVTELVRDEQERVVACLLEAVLTRQVYSFPWQTLKNEAEWRMGWK from the coding sequence GTGAACATCATCAATCCAGAAAAGCTTCTACGCAGCAAATGGACAGCCGTTACGCCGCATAATAAAGAGAAACACTTCATGGTCACGGAATTGGTTCGGGACGAGCAGGAGCGGGTGGTGGCGTGTTTGCTAGAGGCGGTGCTGACCCGGCAAGTGTACAGTTTTCCCTGGCAGACACTAAAGAATGAGGCAGAATGGCGAATGGGTTGGAAGTAA
- a CDS encoding DUF1852 domain-containing protein, whose translation MNQDFTFSIKRIRFDEHYQPSDSTRITTNFANLARGECRQQNLHHALKMIDNRFNALAHWDNPNSDRYSVELEIISVDMEIEGQGDSFPSIEVLKTNIVDHATNERIEGIVGNNFSSYVRDYDFSVLLLDHNKQQAQFSIPENFGDLHGKLFKYFVSSKAYQQHFKKPPVICLSVSDNKTYHRTENQHPVLGVEYQPNESSLTELYFKKMGLDVRYFMPPNSVAPLAFYFFGDLLNDYTNLELISTISTMETFQKIYRPEIYNANAVAGKCYRPNLKNPDHSITHIVYDREERSTLAIAQGKFAEEHFIKPYRAVLDQWSANYA comes from the coding sequence ATGAATCAAGATTTCACTTTTAGTATTAAGCGTATTCGTTTCGATGAGCACTATCAGCCGTCGGACAGTACCCGTATCACCACCAACTTTGCCAACCTGGCAAGGGGTGAGTGTCGCCAGCAGAATTTGCACCATGCTCTGAAGATGATTGACAATCGTTTTAATGCGTTAGCGCATTGGGATAACCCCAACAGCGATCGCTACTCTGTCGAGCTGGAAATCATTTCCGTTGATATGGAAATCGAAGGCCAGGGTGACAGCTTTCCCTCGATTGAAGTGTTGAAAACCAACATTGTGGATCATGCCACCAATGAACGCATTGAAGGGATTGTTGGTAACAACTTCTCTTCCTATGTGCGGGATTATGATTTTAGCGTATTGCTACTTGATCATAATAAGCAACAAGCCCAATTCAGCATCCCGGAGAATTTTGGCGATCTGCATGGCAAGCTTTTCAAGTACTTCGTCAGCTCAAAAGCCTATCAGCAGCATTTCAAAAAGCCACCAGTGATTTGTTTGAGCGTTTCGGATAACAAGACCTATCACCGCACGGAGAACCAGCATCCGGTATTAGGCGTGGAATACCAGCCAAACGAATCATCGCTGACCGAGCTGTATTTCAAAAAAATGGGACTGGACGTTCGCTATTTTATGCCACCCAACAGTGTCGCGCCTTTGGCCTTCTATTTCTTTGGTGATTTGCTGAACGATTACACTAACCTTGAGCTGATTAGCACCATCAGCACCATGGAAACCTTTCAAAAGATTTACCGGCCAGAAATTTATAATGCCAACGCTGTCGCCGGAAAATGCTATCGACCGAATTTGAAAAACCCGGATCACTCAATCACACACATAGTGTATGACCGGGAAGAGCGCAGCACCTTAGCCATCGCACAGGGGAAGTTTGCTGAAGAGCACTTTATCAAACCCTATCGTGCCGTTCTGGATCAATGGTCAGCTAACTACGCTTAA
- a CDS encoding methionine synthase translates to MKTLLPTSTAGSLPKPSWLAQPETLWSPWKLQGEELIHGKQDALRLSLQEQQQAGIDIVSDGEQTRQHFVTTFIEHLSGVDFEKRKTVRIRNRYDASVPTVVGPVSRQKPVFVEDARFLRQQTTQPIKWALPGPMTMIDTLYDDHYKSREKLAWEFAKILNQEAKELEAAGVDIIQFDEPAFNVFFDDVNAWGIACLERAIEGLKCETAVHICYGYGIKANTDWKKTLGSEWRQYEEAFPKLQKSNIDIISLECHNSHVPMELLELIRGKKVMVGAIDVATDTIETPEEVADTLRKALQFVDADKLYPCTNCGMAPLSRQVATGKLSALAAGAQIVRNELLAR, encoded by the coding sequence ATGAAAACACTATTACCGACATCAACAGCAGGCAGCTTACCTAAACCCTCCTGGCTGGCACAACCTGAGACACTCTGGTCACCCTGGAAATTGCAGGGTGAGGAACTCATTCACGGCAAACAGGATGCGCTACGTCTGTCATTGCAGGAACAACAACAGGCAGGTATCGATATTGTCAGTGACGGTGAACAAACGCGCCAACACTTTGTGACAACCTTTATTGAACACCTGAGTGGAGTTGATTTTGAGAAGCGTAAAACGGTCCGAATTCGTAACCGTTATGATGCCAGTGTGCCAACCGTAGTGGGCCCTGTTTCCCGACAAAAACCCGTTTTTGTTGAAGATGCCAGGTTTTTACGTCAGCAAACCACGCAACCGATAAAATGGGCGTTGCCAGGCCCGATGACAATGATCGACACGCTGTATGATGACCACTATAAAAGCCGTGAAAAACTCGCCTGGGAATTTGCCAAAATACTGAATCAGGAAGCGAAAGAGCTAGAGGCAGCGGGTGTGGATATCATTCAATTTGATGAGCCTGCCTTTAACGTGTTTTTTGATGATGTGAATGCCTGGGGCATTGCCTGTCTGGAAAGAGCCATCGAAGGGCTGAAATGCGAAACGGCCGTCCATATCTGCTATGGCTATGGCATCAAAGCCAATACCGATTGGAAAAAAACCCTGGGCTCGGAGTGGCGGCAATACGAAGAAGCGTTCCCGAAACTGCAAAAATCCAATATCGATATTATCTCGCTCGAATGTCACAACTCACATGTACCCATGGAACTACTGGAGTTGATCCGGGGTAAAAAAGTGATGGTCGGCGCCATCGATGTGGCAACCGACACCATCGAGACACCCGAGGAAGTCGCGGATACGCTGAGAAAGGCCCTGCAATTTGTCGATGCCGACAAGCTGTATCCTTGCACTAACTGCGGTATGGCACCTTTATCCCGTCAGGTTGCAACAGGCAAGCTCAGCGCCTTGGCAGCAGGGGCACAAATTGTGCGCAATGAATTACTTGCCAGATAA
- a CDS encoding tautomerase family protein, translated as MPILNVKVSAKKSPEMTKSISGLLMDLTTRILKKKPEVTSIAIDYVDPEDWIIGGTSLAELGKQSVYFDIKITDETNTKAEKVEYIHAAFDGFSKLLGDLHEVSYVYVQDVRATAYGYAGKTQEYRYHF; from the coding sequence ATGCCCATTCTCAACGTCAAAGTAAGTGCAAAAAAATCTCCGGAAATGACAAAGTCCATTTCCGGCCTCTTAATGGATCTCACAACCCGGATCCTCAAGAAAAAGCCGGAGGTAACGTCAATCGCAATCGACTACGTTGATCCAGAAGACTGGATCATTGGTGGAACATCTCTAGCAGAGCTTGGTAAACAAAGTGTCTACTTTGATATCAAAATCACAGATGAGACAAACACCAAAGCTGAGAAGGTCGAGTATATCCATGCCGCATTTGACGGGTTTAGCAAATTGCTCGGAGATCTGCATGAAGTGAGCTATGTTTACGTTCAAGACGTACGGGCTACCGCATACGGCTACGCAGGCAAGACTCAAGAGTACCGATACCATTTTTAA
- a CDS encoding MarR family winged helix-turn-helix transcriptional regulator, whose product MFEYCLYFNTTALARQLEKEWADAFAPFGLTPPQAFMLRTVLDRPGLLQREIAESMAISRPTATRALDGLAAKGFIQRISSEQDGREQTVQPTAAAVEIHAALNEASGVVTTRIKHTIGEEVFADTVNKVRGVRSALK is encoded by the coding sequence ATGTTTGAATATTGCCTCTACTTCAATACAACTGCGCTGGCTCGACAACTTGAGAAAGAGTGGGCTGATGCCTTTGCGCCTTTTGGGTTAACACCGCCCCAAGCATTTATGCTTCGGACGGTGTTGGATAGGCCCGGTTTGCTCCAGCGTGAAATTGCTGAATCCATGGCCATATCACGACCTACAGCAACACGCGCACTTGATGGTCTTGCGGCGAAGGGCTTTATTCAGCGCATAAGTTCCGAACAGGATGGTCGAGAGCAAACCGTTCAGCCGACAGCGGCGGCGGTCGAAATTCATGCGGCGCTCAATGAAGCTAGTGGGGTCGTGACGACAAGAATTAAGCACACCATCGGAGAAGAAGTTTTTGCTGATACGGTGAACAAGGTTCGTGGTGTGCGCTCCGCCTTAAAGTGA
- a CDS encoding Txe/YoeB family addiction module toxin: MSSRLLSWTDESWTDYLYWQTQDKKTLKRINKLLNDVRRSPFEGIGKPEPLKENLAGFWSRRIDDTNRFVYAVDDTAITIISCRYHY; the protein is encoded by the coding sequence ATGAGTAGTCGTCTACTGTCATGGACTGACGAATCCTGGACGGATTACCTGTATTGGCAAACCCAGGACAAAAAAACGCTTAAACGAATAAATAAGCTGTTAAACGACGTTAGACGCTCACCTTTTGAAGGTATTGGTAAACCTGAACCATTAAAGGAAAACTTGGCTGGTTTTTGGTCGCGGCGTATAGATGATACGAATCGATTCGTCTATGCAGTGGATGATACTGCGATTACGATCATTTCGTGTCGTTATCACTATTAG
- a CDS encoding type II toxin-antitoxin system Phd/YefM family antitoxin, whose translation MRIVSFTEARNSLKAVLDSVVNDADTAVITRRDSEDAVVMSLDYYNSLMETVHLLRSPANAEHLNRSIAQFKAGKVTSRDLIDE comes from the coding sequence ATGAGAATTGTGTCTTTTACTGAAGCAAGAAATAGTCTGAAAGCGGTGCTAGACTCTGTCGTTAATGACGCAGATACAGCGGTGATTACCCGCCGTGATTCGGAAGATGCTGTTGTTATGTCGCTAGATTACTACAATAGTCTGATGGAAACAGTGCACCTGCTGCGCTCACCAGCAAATGCTGAGCATTTGAATCGCTCAATTGCACAATTTAAAGCTGGTAAAGTAACGAGTAGAGATTTGATAGATGAGTAG
- a CDS encoding DNA ligase, whose translation MKSSAQVQLAEVYNQDSTVTISDYLVSEKYDGVRAIWTGEQLLTRQGNPIPAPNWFTAPLPAVWLDGELWTQRQDFETLSSIVRTQTANDDRWRQVSYMVFDMPDAQLPFEQRYKNYTDLIEQINAAHIKAIQQLRFDSNQALSEHLQALVESGAEGLMLHLASAHHRSGRSDALLKLKPYFDAEAEVIAHLPGQGKYTGMLGALRVRNQQGIEFSVGSGFTDAERANPPPIGSTITYKYHGYTNNGLPRFTSFLRVRGDRQHE comes from the coding sequence GTGAAATCTTCAGCACAGGTACAACTGGCAGAGGTTTATAACCAGGATAGTACCGTCACCATCAGCGACTATTTAGTCAGTGAAAAATATGATGGTGTAAGGGCTATCTGGACGGGCGAACAACTGCTGACCCGGCAAGGCAACCCGATACCAGCGCCTAATTGGTTCACCGCGCCCTTACCCGCGGTTTGGCTGGATGGTGAGTTATGGACACAACGTCAGGATTTCGAAACCCTAAGTAGCATCGTACGCACCCAAACAGCCAACGATGACCGATGGCGCCAGGTCAGTTATATGGTTTTTGATATGCCTGATGCCCAGCTTCCCTTTGAGCAACGTTACAAAAACTATACCGACTTAATAGAACAGATAAATGCAGCGCATATCAAAGCCATACAACAGCTGCGTTTTGATTCCAATCAGGCGTTAAGTGAACATCTGCAGGCTCTTGTTGAAAGCGGCGCGGAAGGCTTGATGCTGCATTTAGCCAGCGCACACCATCGGTCCGGCAGAAGTGATGCGTTATTGAAGCTAAAGCCTTATTTTGACGCCGAAGCCGAGGTGATTGCGCATTTGCCCGGCCAAGGCAAATACACCGGCATGCTAGGCGCTCTACGAGTGCGAAATCAACAAGGCATTGAGTTTTCTGTCGGCAGTGGATTCACTGATGCCGAACGCGCCAATCCCCCGCCTATCGGCAGTACAATTACCTATAAATACCACGGCTACACCAATAATGGTCTGCCCCGCTTCACCAGTTTTTTACGGGTTCGGGGCGATAGGCAGCACGAATAA
- a CDS encoding AAA family ATPase, which translates to MASRKISQKGASRLGAPYLRSIRSNSEPMTGNRFPFNIPAFRHGINLDLPTPVTFFVGENGSGKSTLLEALAEICGFNPEGGNRDHYREAREDRSELAQALRLSWMPKMTEGFFMRAESFYNFASYLDSVSNFMAYGGKSLHQQSHGESFLALFQHRFEHGLYILDEPEAALSPQRQLAFLRIIHELEVPRHAQFLIATHSPILLAYPGATLYQFEEEGIREVDYHETDHYLITKEFLNGPERILGYLFADEDDN; encoded by the coding sequence ATGGCGTCCAGAAAAATTTCGCAAAAAGGTGCTTCCCGTTTAGGTGCACCCTACTTACGCAGTATACGTAGCAACTCCGAACCCATGACCGGTAACCGCTTCCCGTTTAACATCCCGGCGTTCCGGCATGGCATTAATCTTGACCTACCCACACCCGTTACATTCTTCGTCGGTGAGAATGGCAGTGGAAAATCCACCCTTCTTGAGGCTCTCGCCGAAATCTGTGGTTTCAATCCAGAAGGCGGGAACCGAGACCACTATCGGGAAGCGAGAGAAGACCGCTCAGAGCTGGCACAGGCTCTGCGGCTCTCGTGGATGCCTAAAATGACGGAAGGGTTTTTTATGCGTGCGGAAAGCTTTTACAATTTCGCAAGCTACCTCGACAGTGTCTCCAATTTTATGGCTTACGGCGGCAAATCACTGCATCAGCAATCTCATGGCGAGTCCTTCCTGGCATTATTTCAGCATCGCTTTGAACACGGACTATACATTCTTGATGAACCAGAGGCCGCCCTGTCACCTCAAAGACAACTGGCGTTCTTAAGAATCATTCATGAGCTTGAAGTCCCGCGTCACGCACAATTTCTGATTGCCACCCACTCACCAATTCTTCTGGCCTATCCCGGTGCCACTCTGTATCAGTTCGAGGAAGAGGGTATTCGGGAAGTAGACTACCACGAAACAGATCACTACCTGATCACTAAAGAATTTTTGAATGGACCCGAGCGAATCCTCGGGTATTTGTTTGCTGACGAGGATGATAATTAA